The proteins below come from a single Vanacampus margaritifer isolate UIUO_Vmar chromosome 10, RoL_Vmar_1.0, whole genome shotgun sequence genomic window:
- the scyl1 gene encoding N-terminal kinase-like protein isoform X1, producing MWSFFARDPVKDFAYEIIPDGQEKSGIWSLHRGKRKSNGEPVSVFVHEVAQGSEQQTQLAKAAFKRMKTLRHPNILAYVDGLETEKSLYVVTEPVTPLATHLKGAPSELEVSWGLHQIVKALSFLVNDCHLLHNNLGLWAIFVDRAGEWKLGALDHVAPEQGDPSGAPLPDPKSIYPDMEKYDPPEMPNCSGEKWAVEVWRLGCLIWEVFNGTLARASSLRSLGKIPKALVPHYCELVGANPRARPNPARFLQNCRSPGGFLSNSFVESNLFLEEIQIKEPAEKQQFFQDLSENLDSFPEDFCKHKVLPQLLTAFEFGNAGAVVLTPLFKVGKFLSTEEYQQKIIPVIVKMFSSTDRAMRIRLLQQMEQFIQYLNEAAVNSQIFPHVVHGFTDTNPAIREQTVKSMLLLAPKLNESNLNQELMRHFARLQARDEQGPIRCNTTVCLGKIASYLNAGTRQRVLISAFSRATKDPFAASRSAGVLGFAATHNYYSLTEVAARILPTLCAITVDPDKSVREQAFKAIKSFLSKLETVSEDPTKLAEIEKDVGSCAQPPGTTSGWTGWAVTGMSSLTSKLIRNAPGTAAGVAVESGGASNATSGTPGGSDGTSGSVEKGPQTSQTHRSCALSPVDRSHSLGGAENNEEPGERWDDEEDWGSLEDSDKGRAEKDEWNTDWSGTASSKKNTREQEAGRSSSSMAVKKQSSDWSSSGWDADDSWSNEKEGQGQSSAGEEGWGNEWAEEDTDVVSAALPEGVRLASEYNWDGSSACKGASQSDLFACMAQRNTTGPTSEGGWGTDATGDWGTEESWEALDGNQAGLSKAELSKKKREERRKELEAKRAERKAAKGPLKLGARKLD from the exons ATGTGGTCCTTTTTTGCCAGGGATCCCGTCAAAGACTTCGCTTATGAAATCATACCAGACGGCCAAGAGAAGTCTGGAATATGGTCGTTACATCGGGGCAAGCGAAAG TCCAATGGAGAGCCGGTGTCAGTGTTCGTGCACGAGGTGGCTCAGGGGTCGGAGCAGCAGACTCAGCTGGCAAAGGCGGCCTTCAAGCGGATGAAGACCCTTCGCCACCCCAACATCCTGGCCTACGTTGACGGCTTAGAG ACAGAGAAGAGCCTGTATGTGGTAACTGAACCAGTGACTCCACTGGCCACTCACCTGAAGGGCGCTCCTAGTGAACTGGAGGTCTCCTGGGGTCTGCATCAGATAGTA AAAGCTCTGAGTTTCCTGGTGAATGATTGCCACCTGCTCCATAACAACTTGGGCTTGTGGGCCATCTTTGTCGACCGAGCTGGAGAGTGGAAGCTGGGGGCCTTAGACCATGTTGCCCCAGAACAGGGTGATCCAAGCGGGGCCCCGCTCCCTGATCCGAAGTCCATTTACCCGGACATGGAGAAGTATGACCCGCCAGAGATGCCCAATTGCAGTGGAGAAAAATG GGCGGTGGAAGTGTGGCGGTTAGGCTGTCTAATCTGGGAAGTGTTTAATGGGACTCTTGCCCGCGCGTCCTCACTTCGTTCACTGGGGAAG ATCCCCAAGGCCCTGGTTCCACACTACTGCGAGTTGGTGGGTGCCAACCCGCGGGCTCGGCCCAATCCAGCCCGCTTCCTCCAGAACTGCCGAAGCCCCGGAGGGTTCCTCAGTAACAGTTTTGTGGAGAGCAACCTCTTCCTGGAGGAGATCCAG ATCAAGGAGCCAGCGGAGAAGCAGCAGTTCTTCCAGGACCTGAGTGAGAACTTGGACTCTTTCCCAGAGGACTTCTGTAAACACAAGGTCCTGCCTCAACTACTCACCGCCTTCGAGTTTGGGAACGCCGGCGCCGTCGTCCTCACTCCGCTTTTCAAG GTGGGGAAGTTCCTGTCAACTGAAGAATACCAACAGAAGATCATCCCGGTCATCGTGAAGATGTTTTCTTCCACGGACCGGGCCATGAGAATACGACTGCTCCAGCAG ATGGAGCAGTTCATTCAGTATCTGAATGAGGCGGCGGTGAATTCCCAGATCTTCCCCCATGTCGTTCACGGCTTCACTGACACCAACCCTGCCATCAGAGAGCAAACCGTTAAG TCTATGTTGCTGCTGGCTCCCAAACTGAATGAGAGCAACTTGAACCAGGAGCTCATGCGGCATTTTGCCAGGCTGCAGGCCAGGGATGAGCAGGGCCCGATCCGATGCAACACCACTGTCTGCCTGGGAAAGATCGCCTCCTACCTCAATGCTGGC ACCCGACAGCGAGTTCTGATTTCGGCCTTCTCGCGAGCCACAAAAGACCCCTTCGCAGCGTCGCGTTCTGCTGGCGTGCTCGGCTTCGCCGCCACACACAACTACTATAGCCTAACGGAGGTTGCCGCCCGGATTTTGCCCACACTCTGTGCTATTACTGTTGACCCTGACAAGAGCGTCAGGGAGCAG GCTTTCAAAGCTATTAAGAGTTTTCTCTCCAAGCTGGAAACGGTGTCAGAAGATCCCACCAAGCTGGCTGAGATTG AAAAAGATGTTGGGTCGTGTGCTCAACCACCCGGCACCACTTCCGGCTGGACCGGCTGGGCTGTGACTGGCATGTCCTCGCTGACGTCCAAGTTGATCCGCAACGCACCAGGGACAGCGGCAGGTGTGGCGGTTGAGAGCGGCGGTGCTTCAAACGCCACCAGCGGGACTCCAGGCGGCTCAGATGGAACCTCTG GTTCTGTAGAGAAAGGTCCACAGACCTCCCAGACTCACAGATCTTGTGCATTAAGTCCTGTGGACAGATCACACAGTCTTGGAGGGGCGGAAAATAATGAGGAGCCGGGAGAGCGATGGGATGACGAGGAGGATTGGGGGAGTTTAGAG GATTCCGACAAAGGTCGAGCTGAAAAGGATGAGTGGAATACGGACTGGTCAGGAACGGCGTCATCCAAAAAGAACACCAGGGAACAAGAA GCGGGCAGGTCATCGTCCTCCATGGCGGTGAAAAAGCAGAGCTCAGACTGGAGCAGCTCAGGCTGGGACGCTGACGACAGCTGGTCCAACGAGAAAGAGGGGCAGGGTCAGAGTTCGGCTGGCGAGGAGGGCTGGGGCAACGAATGGGCCGAGGAGGACACGGACGTCGTCAGTGCCGCCCTACCTGAGGGGGTCCGCTTGGCCAGCGAGTACAACTGGGACGGCAGCAGCGCATGCAAAGGAGCCAGTCAGAGCGACCTGTTCGCTTGCATGGCCCAGAGAAACACGACGGGCCCCACG TCTGAAGGTGGCTGGGGTACAGACGCAACAGGGGACTGGGGCACTGAAGAAAGTTGGGAAGCGTTAGATGGAAATCAAG CAGGTCTAAGCAAGGCTGAGCTGTCCAAGAAGAAACGAGAGGAGAGGAGGAAAGAGCTGGAGGCCAAACGGGCGGAACGCAAAGCTGCCAAAGGTCCCCTCAAATTGGGTGCGCGCAAACTAGACTGA
- the LOC144059687 gene encoding uncharacterized protein LOC144059687: MEKYFRPVHSPSEPAEMKLRKHHHFYREDSESHRFTPYDDADRNSDENQGHHHHRHGHYLHDNHQHRQQMHQTPHIEEDEILYDHNTPVTLSRASSSTLSSSSSSVSSLSWFTEASVNDPFSLRHTERPQHSLSCSNIADIRRAFREDDSSEPIVFATVNRGGDCNDGPTHGGTPQRGMAVFSSLDRSHSRSEEGLLKGNEDRDGRKQSKAPNSGTLYKTSSLNRSLTFSDEDLLGDSRGPKRAVSSIQLPSKGILKNKKPRVDIRKAKSMEVISPRVPKQQQPIASGQKEKGDAQAEVERARENFVQGKLQFSAFLDEITKQVISPSYLTVLGVNNNKVTSKTCAPAQTLDPVKPELPPKKHKKSSGEERAQYHKQASKQDKSARSVSRKDSDGSSPDKLISYPARNHQGSPPPHQYAYSSNRNAHPGRNHKDKRLSPIGGSLSEDRYGRCGSRLTDGTSTSPELSQPKLRHYHKQQTHAFYSPHSQPQHVHASASRRGPNTSPPSSAEAARMGLESESSSSKSDSSRTRDTATATTSHSSEQSGRHHSEQVGSSKQCRDRLCDAEQLQMLQEENTDLHQNLLQTVVCIESLELELQRTRDELSSVKDKYKSLLETHTGSRQANNLLGEHLHIACAQPESAGLSSERKYLLNRVSQLSSELEEAHRTIAALENINLPCLIKDLLGKHLNSTEAVPKIRTPSAIGGHSASSPPALKPPHPPKSEEAAHDWLTESDTATAFVPFKQEVAKTGSQISLQNPIESNDSPPFSVEDISTAIYQKIVANYAARPQNYQHQSSLGVKYTDSPLKPEQLHRDEHLGEKGDVLVTLLEQDAVNVTAMSAQQILDEFMQQLNTRERVGEGKGHE; the protein is encoded by the exons ATGGAGAAGTATTTCCGACCTGTTCACAGCCCCTCTGAACCAGCAGAGATGAAGCTGCGGAAGCACCATCATTTCTATCGCGAAGACTCAGAATCACACAG GTTTACACCGTATGATGATGCTGATAGAAATTCAGACGAAAACCAAGGGCACCATCACCATCGACATGGACACTACCTCCATGACAACCATCAACACCGCCAGCAAATGCACCAAACTCCCCACATTGAAGAGGACGAAATACTTTACGACCACAACACTCCTGTAACTCTGTCCAGAGCTTCCTCCTCCAccctttcctcctcctcgtcttccgtCTCCTCGCTGTCCTGGTTCACAGAGGCAAGTGTGAACGATCCGTTCTCTCTCCGCCACACTGAGCGTCCGCAGCATTCTTTGTCCTGCTCCAATATTGCGGATATACGCAGGGCCTTTCGGGAAGACGACAGCAGCGAGCCTATTGTCTTTGCCACCGTTAACCGAGGCGGCGACTGCAACGACGGTCCTACACATGGCGGCACGCCACAGCGAGGGATGGCTGTTTTTTCATCCCTTGACCGAAGTCATAGCAGAAGTGAGGAGGGCCTCCTGAAGGGTAATGAGGACCGTGATGGTAGAAAACAATCCAAGGCGCCAAATAGTGGGACTCTGTACAAGACCTCTAGTTTGAACCGAAGTCTGACTTTCAGTGATGAAGACCTCTTAGGAGATTCTAGGGGCCCAAAGAGAGCAGTGTCGTCCATCCAGCTTCCCAGCAAAGGAATCCTGAAGAACAAGAAGCCGCGTGTTGACATACGCAAAGCCAAATCGATGGAGGTGATATCCCCACGAGTTCCCAAACAACAGCAACCCATTGCCAGTGGCCAGAAGGAGAAAGGGGATGCACAAGCCGAGGTGGAGCGAGCGCGGGAAAATTTTGTGCAGGGAAAGTTGCAATTCTCAGCTTTCCTGGATGAGATTACAAAACAGGTGATAAGCCCGTCGTACCTCACCGTACTCGGggtgaacaacaacaaagttaCCAGCAAGACCTGTGCGCCAGCTCAAACACTCGACCCAGTCAAACCCGAACTCCCACCTAAGAAGCATAAGAAAAGTTCTGGCGAGGAGAGAGCGCAGTATCATAAACAAGCTAGCAAGCAGGATAAAAGTGCTCGTAGCGTCTCGCGAAAAGACTCAGATGGCTCCAGTCCGGACAAATTGATTTCATATCCGGCTCGGAACCACCAGGGTAGCCCGCCACCTCATCAGTACGCCTACTCCTCCAATCGAAACGCTCACCCTGGAAGAAACCATAAAGACAAGAGGTTGTCGCCCATCGGCGGCTCCCTGTCAGAGGACAGGTACGGCAGATGTGGTTCTCGCCTAACCGACGGAACCAGCACCAGCCCTGAACTGAGCCAACCCAAACTGCGCCACTACCACAAGCAGCAAACCCATGCCTTCTATAGTCCGCATTCCCAGCCTCAGCATGTGCACGCTAGTGCAAGCCGACGAGGGCCAAACACCTCACCGCCATCCTCGGCTGAGGCGGCAAGAATGGGCCTCGAGTCAGAGTCTTCATCTAGTAAATCGGACTCATCCAGGACCCGAGATACAGCCACCGCCACTACCAGTCACAGCTCAGAGCAGAGTGGGCGACACCATTCGGAGCAGGTGGGGAGCTCCAAACAATGCAGA GACAGACTGTGTGATGCTGAGCAGCTTCA GATGCTGCAGGAGGAGAATACTGATCTTCACCAGAACTTGCTGCAGACAGTGGTCTGCATTGAAAGCCTGGAGTTGGAGCTGCAGAGGACCAGGGATGAACTTAGCAGCGTCAAAGACAAATATAAAAG CTTACTGGAGACACACACTGGAAGCAGGCAGGCTAATAATCTGCTGGGGGAGCACTTGCACATTGCG TGTGCACAGCCGGAGAGTGCAGGTCTAAGCAGTGAAAGGAAGTACCTTCTCAATCGTGTTTCCCAGCTGAGCTCAGAGCTGGAGGAAGCTCACAGGACCATTGCTGCGCTGGAGAACATCAAC CTGCCGTGCCTGATAAAGGATTTACTGGGGAAGCACTTGAACTCAACTGAGGCGGTGCCGAAGATTCGGACACCTTCTGCTATTGGCGGCCACTCTGCCAGCTCGCCACCTGCACTCAAGCCACCTCACCCGCCTAAATCGGAGGAAGCGGCACACGACTGGTTAACAGAGTCGGACACCGCTACAGCCTTTGTACccttcaaacaggaagtggccaaaacaggaagtcaaaTCTCCCTTCAAAACCCAATCGAGTCCAACGACAGCCCGCCTTTCTCAGTGGAGGACATCAGCACCGCCATCTATCAGAAAATAGTAGCCAATTACGCTGCCAGACCACAAAACTATCAACATCAGTCCTCCTTGGGTGTAAAATACACAGACAGCCCTCTTAAGCCTGAGCAGCTCCATCGTGatgagcatttgggtgaaaagGGAGACGTCTTGGTGACACTTTTGGAACAGGACGCTGTGAATGTGACGGCCATGTCTGCCCAGCAGATCCTAGATGAGTTCATGCAGCAGCTGAACACCCGTGAGAGGGTGGGTGAAGGGAAGGGGCACGAGTAG
- the rarres3 gene encoding retinoic acid receptor responder 3: MEQYDEKPQPGDLLEIFRGTYQHWAIYVGDGYVVHLAPASEVPGAGANSMMSIVTNTAFVKKEELWKVVGDSNWKINNLLDKKYEPRPVYLIVRDALDLVGEELSYCVVRNNCEHFATLLRYGKNQSRQVRQFGEAAVLTGAFAFGVLGVTALLTTLLGSNKDKHKQ; the protein is encoded by the exons TACGATGAGAAACCGCAGCCTGGCGACTTGTTAGAAATCTTCCGCGGCACTTACCAGCATTGGGCCATATACGTCGGTGATGGCTATGTGGTTCATTTGGCCCCAGCAT CGGAAGTCCCGGGTGCGGGCGCGAACAGCATGATGTCCATCGTAACAAACACGGCCTTTGTGAAGAAGGAGGAGCTGTGGAAGGTGGTGGGTGACAGCAACTGGAAAATCAACAACTTGCTGGACAAAAAGTACGAGCCCCGCCCTGTCTACTTAATCGTGAGGGACGCACTCGACCTGGTGGGCGAGGAGCTGTCGTACTGCGTTGTGCGTAACAACTGCGAGCACTTTGCTACCCTGCTGCGTTATGGCAAGAACCAGTCTCGGCAG GTGCGTCAATTTGGCGAGGCCGCTGTTTTGACAGGGGCGTTTGCCTTCGGTGTTTTGGGCGTAACAGCTCTGCTGACAACTTTGCTAGGAAGCAACAAAGATAAGCACaaacagtaa
- the scyl1 gene encoding N-terminal kinase-like protein isoform X2 — translation MWSFFARDPVKDFAYEIIPDGQEKSGIWSLHRGKRKSNGEPVSVFVHEVAQGSEQQTQLAKAAFKRMKTLRHPNILAYVDGLETEKSLYVVTEPVTPLATHLKGAPSELEVSWGLHQIVKALSFLVNDCHLLHNNLGLWAIFVDRAGEWKLGALDHVAPEQGDPSGAPLPDPKSIYPDMEKYDPPEMPNCSGEKWAVEVWRLGCLIWEVFNGTLARASSLRSLGKIPKALVPHYCELVGANPRARPNPARFLQNCRSPGGFLSNSFVESNLFLEEIQIKEPAEKQQFFQDLSENLDSFPEDFCKHKVLPQLLTAFEFGNAGAVVLTPLFKVGKFLSTEEYQQKIIPVIVKMFSSTDRAMRIRLLQQMEQFIQYLNEAAVNSQIFPHVVHGFTDTNPAIREQTVKSMLLLAPKLNESNLNQELMRHFARLQARDEQGPIRCNTTVCLGKIASYLNAGTRQRVLISAFSRATKDPFAASRSAGVLGFAATHNYYSLTEVAARILPTLCAITVDPDKSVREQAFKAIKSFLSKLETVSEDPTKLAEIEKDVGSCAQPPGTTSGWTGWAVTGMSSLTSKLIRNAPGTAAGVAVESGGASNATSGTPGGSDGTSGSVEKGPQTSQTHRSCALSPVDRSHSLGGAENNEEPGERWDDEEDWGSLEDSDKGRAEKDEWNTDWSGTASSKKNTREQEAGRSSSSMAVKKQSSDWSSSGWDADDSWSNEKEGQGQSSAGEEGWGNEWAEEDTDVVSAALPEGVRLASEYNWDGSSACKGASQSDLFACMAQRNTTGPTSEGGWGTDATGDWGTEESWEALDGNQGLSKAELSKKKREERRKELEAKRAERKAAKGPLKLGARKLD, via the exons ATGTGGTCCTTTTTTGCCAGGGATCCCGTCAAAGACTTCGCTTATGAAATCATACCAGACGGCCAAGAGAAGTCTGGAATATGGTCGTTACATCGGGGCAAGCGAAAG TCCAATGGAGAGCCGGTGTCAGTGTTCGTGCACGAGGTGGCTCAGGGGTCGGAGCAGCAGACTCAGCTGGCAAAGGCGGCCTTCAAGCGGATGAAGACCCTTCGCCACCCCAACATCCTGGCCTACGTTGACGGCTTAGAG ACAGAGAAGAGCCTGTATGTGGTAACTGAACCAGTGACTCCACTGGCCACTCACCTGAAGGGCGCTCCTAGTGAACTGGAGGTCTCCTGGGGTCTGCATCAGATAGTA AAAGCTCTGAGTTTCCTGGTGAATGATTGCCACCTGCTCCATAACAACTTGGGCTTGTGGGCCATCTTTGTCGACCGAGCTGGAGAGTGGAAGCTGGGGGCCTTAGACCATGTTGCCCCAGAACAGGGTGATCCAAGCGGGGCCCCGCTCCCTGATCCGAAGTCCATTTACCCGGACATGGAGAAGTATGACCCGCCAGAGATGCCCAATTGCAGTGGAGAAAAATG GGCGGTGGAAGTGTGGCGGTTAGGCTGTCTAATCTGGGAAGTGTTTAATGGGACTCTTGCCCGCGCGTCCTCACTTCGTTCACTGGGGAAG ATCCCCAAGGCCCTGGTTCCACACTACTGCGAGTTGGTGGGTGCCAACCCGCGGGCTCGGCCCAATCCAGCCCGCTTCCTCCAGAACTGCCGAAGCCCCGGAGGGTTCCTCAGTAACAGTTTTGTGGAGAGCAACCTCTTCCTGGAGGAGATCCAG ATCAAGGAGCCAGCGGAGAAGCAGCAGTTCTTCCAGGACCTGAGTGAGAACTTGGACTCTTTCCCAGAGGACTTCTGTAAACACAAGGTCCTGCCTCAACTACTCACCGCCTTCGAGTTTGGGAACGCCGGCGCCGTCGTCCTCACTCCGCTTTTCAAG GTGGGGAAGTTCCTGTCAACTGAAGAATACCAACAGAAGATCATCCCGGTCATCGTGAAGATGTTTTCTTCCACGGACCGGGCCATGAGAATACGACTGCTCCAGCAG ATGGAGCAGTTCATTCAGTATCTGAATGAGGCGGCGGTGAATTCCCAGATCTTCCCCCATGTCGTTCACGGCTTCACTGACACCAACCCTGCCATCAGAGAGCAAACCGTTAAG TCTATGTTGCTGCTGGCTCCCAAACTGAATGAGAGCAACTTGAACCAGGAGCTCATGCGGCATTTTGCCAGGCTGCAGGCCAGGGATGAGCAGGGCCCGATCCGATGCAACACCACTGTCTGCCTGGGAAAGATCGCCTCCTACCTCAATGCTGGC ACCCGACAGCGAGTTCTGATTTCGGCCTTCTCGCGAGCCACAAAAGACCCCTTCGCAGCGTCGCGTTCTGCTGGCGTGCTCGGCTTCGCCGCCACACACAACTACTATAGCCTAACGGAGGTTGCCGCCCGGATTTTGCCCACACTCTGTGCTATTACTGTTGACCCTGACAAGAGCGTCAGGGAGCAG GCTTTCAAAGCTATTAAGAGTTTTCTCTCCAAGCTGGAAACGGTGTCAGAAGATCCCACCAAGCTGGCTGAGATTG AAAAAGATGTTGGGTCGTGTGCTCAACCACCCGGCACCACTTCCGGCTGGACCGGCTGGGCTGTGACTGGCATGTCCTCGCTGACGTCCAAGTTGATCCGCAACGCACCAGGGACAGCGGCAGGTGTGGCGGTTGAGAGCGGCGGTGCTTCAAACGCCACCAGCGGGACTCCAGGCGGCTCAGATGGAACCTCTG GTTCTGTAGAGAAAGGTCCACAGACCTCCCAGACTCACAGATCTTGTGCATTAAGTCCTGTGGACAGATCACACAGTCTTGGAGGGGCGGAAAATAATGAGGAGCCGGGAGAGCGATGGGATGACGAGGAGGATTGGGGGAGTTTAGAG GATTCCGACAAAGGTCGAGCTGAAAAGGATGAGTGGAATACGGACTGGTCAGGAACGGCGTCATCCAAAAAGAACACCAGGGAACAAGAA GCGGGCAGGTCATCGTCCTCCATGGCGGTGAAAAAGCAGAGCTCAGACTGGAGCAGCTCAGGCTGGGACGCTGACGACAGCTGGTCCAACGAGAAAGAGGGGCAGGGTCAGAGTTCGGCTGGCGAGGAGGGCTGGGGCAACGAATGGGCCGAGGAGGACACGGACGTCGTCAGTGCCGCCCTACCTGAGGGGGTCCGCTTGGCCAGCGAGTACAACTGGGACGGCAGCAGCGCATGCAAAGGAGCCAGTCAGAGCGACCTGTTCGCTTGCATGGCCCAGAGAAACACGACGGGCCCCACG TCTGAAGGTGGCTGGGGTACAGACGCAACAGGGGACTGGGGCACTGAAGAAAGTTGGGAAGCGTTAGATGGAAATCAAG GTCTAAGCAAGGCTGAGCTGTCCAAGAAGAAACGAGAGGAGAGGAGGAAAGAGCTGGAGGCCAAACGGGCGGAACGCAAAGCTGCCAAAGGTCCCCTCAAATTGGGTGCGCGCAAACTAGACTGA